In Carya illinoinensis cultivar Pawnee chromosome 6, C.illinoinensisPawnee_v1, whole genome shotgun sequence, a single genomic region encodes these proteins:
- the LOC122313500 gene encoding uncharacterized protein DDB_G0283697-like isoform X1, with the protein MPKSSRHKSSKHSSREAREYSDSEKDSSLKDRKGKEESGGGSRVSRDSGSSEKRKVDSLKDAKDLYGSGNGNYSEDHGPSKRRRERAADGVSDRWNGGDDDRTEVSKKSKESKAMGESKSSSSSKRREEGVGVNGESEEARKSSGKHRDSGRKESREVGFEKEKKIKDGKSERLAIDNEEQREAKKAVEKTDLNAQDELQSTDENQLERRMRKRRDGSGDWEKHQDDIREINDRRLSSRDDIGKDGRQKDEKRKDERCKDKYRNDLDRNNKHRDEKKSDEHAAKDHTSIKSDDKHAKVEKDAAEIRHKRIKDGDRDQERDKDRGWERDRDRELEVSRDRDRCQDHEREGDGDRGRDRNYDRGRDSDRDHDVDWGRDWDRDRGRDRSCDRGHEHDHDYDHDRDRDQDRDRDRHRDRDGSHLDGRGARYKDGRGKKRSPDDCDDSNDNKTRLVKAHYPDTENKSFIGGKVESDADRGRSQSRQPHVDTTISSNRLRTSPSSSVVADEYRHLDPEDVKYRDNKSEQRPRGISSREVSVLSGVPEKGTKYRSTENSIKMDDSHLGDMSTERSSSSKASPKGYVERSPSSTSIDRKYMNRTGVRRSLDIEETGRRSVASIDARDFSTTEDRPYRELPSEKPLLDDSPRADSPYYNRTGQSNVSSLIPLPSAFRAGGDGPSFVGSFEEDGRLNSTARYKRGSDSSLARGHGNAWRGVPGWSSPVPNGFIPFQHGPPHGGFQAMIPQFPSQPLFGVRPAMEINHSGIHYHIPEADRFSGHLRPVGWQTMMDGSGPPPHLHAWDGSNGSGPPHIYGGAEWDPKRNSMNGRGWESNMDLWKGQDGDIKRELSSPSHKGDHPVQVPVDDALAVKAGQRYHNEGNHHEVLAKTTEISSTDTSPPQETSEVLPKPGHGNAADPSKFSSDDVSHFSRFYLSKLDISAEFAHPELYSRCISLLDIEQSTTMDEGTTMDGYVEDGGRTGLKYFNDLSSHSLFPAIKEDSVLQRALDLYKKQRVEVVGLLSVRRGTLGIISASNQETVEEQAFVCEVVEAEEPVPTMDVKMPSAHISTVDQNKVEAVSTDVMQETVEPVSSPDPVVQNCIGIPQMEAPCLAIGGENPGEPLPVSSSESKVSMPPKEMNLDVADGACLLTREHDSQSTTNFPMDGENFNWIGMTTNGSSSSYSAEEGLLSDAINGPKCFPVGSPRACEALMPGSNESQSVILSRIHRSPESTH; encoded by the exons ATGCCGAAGAGTTCGCGGCACAAATCGAGCAAACACAGTTCGAGGGAAGCGAGGGAGTACTCGGACTCGGAGAAAGATTCGAGCTTGAAGGATCGGAAGGGCAAAGAAGAGAGTGGCGGTGGCTCTAGGGTTTCGAGGGACTCAGGCTCGAGTGAGAAGCGGAAAGTAGATTCTCTGAAGGATGCCAAGGACTTGTACGGGTCTGGGAATGGGAATTATTCTGAAGATCATGGCCCTTCAAAGCGAAGGAGGGAGCGGGCTGCCGACGGAGTTAGCGATCGGTGGAATGGCGGCGATGATGATCGGACTGAGGTTTCAAAGAAGTCCAAGGAGTCGAAGGCTATGGGTGAATCGAAGAGTAGTAGCAGCAGTAAGAGAAGAGAGGAGGGTGTCGGAGTGAATGGTGAGAGTGAGGAGGCAAGGAAGAGTAGTGGGAAGCACCGGGATTCGGGTCGAAAGGAGAGTAGGGAAGTTGgctttgaaaaagagaagaagattaAAGATGGGAAAAGTGAGAGGCTGGCCATTGATAACGAGGAACAGCGGGAGGCAAAGAAGGCGGTAGAAAAAACTG ATTTGAATGCCCAGGATGAGCTGCAAAGTACTGATGAAAACCAGCTTGAGAGacgaatgaggaaaagaagagaTGGTTCTGGTGATTGGGAAAAGCATCAAGATGACATTCGAGAGATTAATGATAGACGATTATCATCTAGGGATGATATTGGCAAGGATGGGCGACAGAAGGATGAAAAGCGTAAGGATGAGAGGTGTAAAGACAAGTATCGGAATGACTTGGATAGGAATAACAAGCACCGTGATGAGAAGAAAAGTGATGAGCATGCTGCCAAAGATCATACTAGTATCAAATCTGATGATAAGCATGCAAAGGTTGAAAAGGATGCTGCAGAAATACGACATAAGAGAATCAAGGATGGTGACCGTGATCAAGAGCGTGATAAGGATCGTGGTTGGGAGCGAGACCGGGATCGTGAGCTAGAGGTTAGCCGAGATCGTGATCGTTGCCAGGACCATGAACGCGAAGGTGATGGAGACCGTGGGCGTGATCGCAACTATGATCGTGGCCGTGACAGTGACCGTGACCATGACGTAGATTGGGGACGTGATTGGGATCGTGACCGTGGTAGGGATCGTAGTTGTGATCGTGGGCATGAGCATGACCATGACTATGATCACGACCGAGACCGAGACCAAGACCGTGACCGAGATCGGCATCGTGACCGTGATGGGTCCCATCTTGATGGCCGGGGTGCTAGATACAAAGATGGCAGGGGTAAGAAAAGATCACCAGATGATTGTGACGATTCTAATGATAATAAGACTAGACTTGTCAAAGCTCACTATCCTGACACGGAAAATAAATCTTTTATTGGTGGTAAAGTTGAATCAGATGCTGATAGGGGGAGATCTCAATCACGCCAACCTCATGTTGACACTACTATTAGTAGCAACAGACTGAGAACTTCGCCCAGCTCCAGTGTTGTTGCAGACGAGTACAG GCATTTGGACCCAGAAGATGTTAAGTACAGGGATAATAAGTCTGAACAGAGGCCCAGAGGAATTTCTTCGAGAGAGGTAAGTGTTTTATCTGGAGTGCCAGAAAAAGGTACCAAGTACAGATCCACAGAGAATTCCATCAAAATGGATGACAGCCATTTAGGGGATATGTCTACTGAAAGGTCTTCAAGTTCTAAGGCATCACCTAAGGGCTATGTTGAAAGATCTCCTTCATCTACAAGTATTGACCGAAAGTATATGAATAGAACTGGTGTTAGACGGAGTCTTGATATTGAAGAAACAGGGCGAAGGAGCGTTGCTTCTATTGATGCAAGAGATTTCTCTACTACTGAGGACAGGCCGTATCGTGAACTTCCATCAGAAAAGCCTCTTTTGGATGATTCCCCTCGGGCAGATTCACCTTATTACAACAGAACTGGTCAGAGCAATGTGTCTTCTTTGATTCCCCTACCATCTGCATTTAGAGCTGGAGGTGACGGCCCTTCTTTTGTGGGTTCATTTGAAGAAGATGGTAGACTGAACTCCACTGCTCGTTATAAGAGGGGTAGTGATTCCAGTTTGGCAAGAGGACATGGAAATGCATGGAGAGGTGTCCCAGGTTGGTCTTCACCTGTACCAAATGGCTTCATTCCTTTCCAACATGGACCTCCTCATGGAGGTTTTCAGGCAATGATCCCACAGTTTCCGTCACAACCTTTGTTTGGAGTTAGACCTGCTATGGAAATTAACCACTCTGGGATTCATTATCATATCCCTGAAGCTGACAGGTTTTCTGGTCACTTGCGCCCAGTTGGCTGGCAGACTATGATGGATGGTTCAGGCCCCCCTCCTCACTTGCATGCATGGGATGGAAGTAATGGTTCAGGCCCTCCTCACATATATGGGGGTGCTGAATGGGACCCAAAAAGGAATTCAATGAATGGTAGGGGGTGGGAATCTAATATGGACTTGTGGAAAGGACAAGATGGTGATATTAAAAGGGAATTGTCTTCCCCATCCCATAAAGGGGATCATCCAGTGCAGGTCCCTGTAGATGATGCTTTGGCTGTGAAGGCAGGTCAGAGGTATCATAATGAAGGGAACCATCATGAGGTTTTGGCAAAAACCACTGAAATAAGTTCCACTGACACTTCTCCACCACAAGAGACTTCTGAGGTTCTGCCTAAACCTGGCCATGGGAATGCAGCTGatccttcaaaattttcaagtgaTGATGTTTCTCATTTCAGCCGCTTTTATCTTTCTAAGCTTGATATCTCAGCAGAATTTGCACATCCTGAGTTGTATAGTCGGTGTATAAGCTTACTGGATATTGAACAAAGCACAACTATGGATGAGGGCACCACTATGGATGGATATGTGGAG GATGGAGGAAGAACTGGTCTTAAATACTTCAATGACTTATCCAGTCATTCGCTTTTTCCTGCCATAAAAGAAGATTCTGTTCTTCAG AGAGCCTTGGACCTCTACAAGAAGCAGAGGGTGGAAGTAGTGGGATTACTGTCAGTTAGAAGGGGAACATTAGGCATTATTTCGGCATCAAACCAGGAGACAGTAGAAGAGCAAGCCTTTGTCTGTGAGGTGGTGGAAGCAGAGGAGCCAGTCCCAACTATGGACGTTAAAATGCCAAGTGCACACATATCAACTGTAGATCAGAATAAAGTGGAAGCTGTTTCAACTGATGTCATGCAGGAAACTGTGGAGCCAGTTTCATCGCCTGATCCCGTGGTGCAGAATTGCATTGGTATCCCTCAGATGGAAGCACCATGCCTGGCTATTGGTGGTGAGAACCCAGGAGAACCACTGCCAGTTTCCAGCAGTGAGAGCAAGGTCAGCATGCCTCCCAAAGAGATGAATTTGGACGTTGCAGATGGGGCTTGTCTTCTGACACGGGAGCATGATTCACAGTCGACTACCAATTTCCCCATGGATGGTGAGAACTTCAACTGGATTGGCATGACCACCAATGGCAGTAGCTCTTCCTATAGTGCAGAGGAAGGGCTTTTGAGTGATGCCATAAATGGGCCTAAATGTTTTCCGGTTGGTTCTCCAAGGGCTTGTGAGGCTTTGATGCCTGGGTCAAATGAGTCTCAGTCGGTAATTTTAAGTCGGATACATCGTTCTCCTGAAAGTACACATTGA
- the LOC122313500 gene encoding SAFB-like transcription modulator isoform X2 — MPKSSRHKSSKHSSREAREYSDSEKDSSLKDRKGKEESGGGSRVSRDSGSSEKRKVDSLKDAKDLYGSGNGNYSEDHGPSKRRRERAADGVSDRWNGGDDDRTEVSKKSKESKAMGESKSSSSSKRREEGVGVNGESEEARKSSGKHRDSGRKESREVGFEKEKKIKDGKSERLAIDNEEQREAKKAVEKTDLNAQDELQSTDENQLERRMRKRRDGSGDWEKHQDDIREINDRRLSSRDDIGKDGRQKDEKRKDERCKDKYRNDLDRNNKHRDEKKSDEHAAKDHTSIKSDDKHAKVEKDAAEIRHKRIKDGDRDQERDKDRGWERDRDRELEVSRDRDRCQDHEREGDGDRGRDRNYDRGRDSDRDHDVDWGRDWDRDRGRDRSCDRGHEHDHDYDHDRDRDQDRDRDRHRDRDGSHLDGRGARYKDGRVESDADRGRSQSRQPHVDTTISSNRLRTSPSSSVVADEYRHLDPEDVKYRDNKSEQRPRGISSREVSVLSGVPEKGTKYRSTENSIKMDDSHLGDMSTERSSSSKASPKGYVERSPSSTSIDRKYMNRTGVRRSLDIEETGRRSVASIDARDFSTTEDRPYRELPSEKPLLDDSPRADSPYYNRTGQSNVSSLIPLPSAFRAGGDGPSFVGSFEEDGRLNSTARYKRGSDSSLARGHGNAWRGVPGWSSPVPNGFIPFQHGPPHGGFQAMIPQFPSQPLFGVRPAMEINHSGIHYHIPEADRFSGHLRPVGWQTMMDGSGPPPHLHAWDGSNGSGPPHIYGGAEWDPKRNSMNGRGWESNMDLWKGQDGDIKRELSSPSHKGDHPVQVPVDDALAVKAGQRYHNEGNHHEVLAKTTEISSTDTSPPQETSEVLPKPGHGNAADPSKFSSDDVSHFSRFYLSKLDISAEFAHPELYSRCISLLDIEQSTTMDEGTTMDGYVEDGGRTGLKYFNDLSSHSLFPAIKEDSVLQRALDLYKKQRVEVVGLLSVRRGTLGIISASNQETVEEQAFVCEVVEAEEPVPTMDVKMPSAHISTVDQNKVEAVSTDVMQETVEPVSSPDPVVQNCIGIPQMEAPCLAIGGENPGEPLPVSSSESKVSMPPKEMNLDVADGACLLTREHDSQSTTNFPMDGENFNWIGMTTNGSSSSYSAEEGLLSDAINGPKCFPVGSPRACEALMPGSNESQSVILSRIHRSPESTH; from the exons ATGCCGAAGAGTTCGCGGCACAAATCGAGCAAACACAGTTCGAGGGAAGCGAGGGAGTACTCGGACTCGGAGAAAGATTCGAGCTTGAAGGATCGGAAGGGCAAAGAAGAGAGTGGCGGTGGCTCTAGGGTTTCGAGGGACTCAGGCTCGAGTGAGAAGCGGAAAGTAGATTCTCTGAAGGATGCCAAGGACTTGTACGGGTCTGGGAATGGGAATTATTCTGAAGATCATGGCCCTTCAAAGCGAAGGAGGGAGCGGGCTGCCGACGGAGTTAGCGATCGGTGGAATGGCGGCGATGATGATCGGACTGAGGTTTCAAAGAAGTCCAAGGAGTCGAAGGCTATGGGTGAATCGAAGAGTAGTAGCAGCAGTAAGAGAAGAGAGGAGGGTGTCGGAGTGAATGGTGAGAGTGAGGAGGCAAGGAAGAGTAGTGGGAAGCACCGGGATTCGGGTCGAAAGGAGAGTAGGGAAGTTGgctttgaaaaagagaagaagattaAAGATGGGAAAAGTGAGAGGCTGGCCATTGATAACGAGGAACAGCGGGAGGCAAAGAAGGCGGTAGAAAAAACTG ATTTGAATGCCCAGGATGAGCTGCAAAGTACTGATGAAAACCAGCTTGAGAGacgaatgaggaaaagaagagaTGGTTCTGGTGATTGGGAAAAGCATCAAGATGACATTCGAGAGATTAATGATAGACGATTATCATCTAGGGATGATATTGGCAAGGATGGGCGACAGAAGGATGAAAAGCGTAAGGATGAGAGGTGTAAAGACAAGTATCGGAATGACTTGGATAGGAATAACAAGCACCGTGATGAGAAGAAAAGTGATGAGCATGCTGCCAAAGATCATACTAGTATCAAATCTGATGATAAGCATGCAAAGGTTGAAAAGGATGCTGCAGAAATACGACATAAGAGAATCAAGGATGGTGACCGTGATCAAGAGCGTGATAAGGATCGTGGTTGGGAGCGAGACCGGGATCGTGAGCTAGAGGTTAGCCGAGATCGTGATCGTTGCCAGGACCATGAACGCGAAGGTGATGGAGACCGTGGGCGTGATCGCAACTATGATCGTGGCCGTGACAGTGACCGTGACCATGACGTAGATTGGGGACGTGATTGGGATCGTGACCGTGGTAGGGATCGTAGTTGTGATCGTGGGCATGAGCATGACCATGACTATGATCACGACCGAGACCGAGACCAAGACCGTGACCGAGATCGGCATCGTGACCGTGATGGGTCCCATCTTGATGGCCGGGGTGCTAGATACAAAGATGGCAGGG TTGAATCAGATGCTGATAGGGGGAGATCTCAATCACGCCAACCTCATGTTGACACTACTATTAGTAGCAACAGACTGAGAACTTCGCCCAGCTCCAGTGTTGTTGCAGACGAGTACAG GCATTTGGACCCAGAAGATGTTAAGTACAGGGATAATAAGTCTGAACAGAGGCCCAGAGGAATTTCTTCGAGAGAGGTAAGTGTTTTATCTGGAGTGCCAGAAAAAGGTACCAAGTACAGATCCACAGAGAATTCCATCAAAATGGATGACAGCCATTTAGGGGATATGTCTACTGAAAGGTCTTCAAGTTCTAAGGCATCACCTAAGGGCTATGTTGAAAGATCTCCTTCATCTACAAGTATTGACCGAAAGTATATGAATAGAACTGGTGTTAGACGGAGTCTTGATATTGAAGAAACAGGGCGAAGGAGCGTTGCTTCTATTGATGCAAGAGATTTCTCTACTACTGAGGACAGGCCGTATCGTGAACTTCCATCAGAAAAGCCTCTTTTGGATGATTCCCCTCGGGCAGATTCACCTTATTACAACAGAACTGGTCAGAGCAATGTGTCTTCTTTGATTCCCCTACCATCTGCATTTAGAGCTGGAGGTGACGGCCCTTCTTTTGTGGGTTCATTTGAAGAAGATGGTAGACTGAACTCCACTGCTCGTTATAAGAGGGGTAGTGATTCCAGTTTGGCAAGAGGACATGGAAATGCATGGAGAGGTGTCCCAGGTTGGTCTTCACCTGTACCAAATGGCTTCATTCCTTTCCAACATGGACCTCCTCATGGAGGTTTTCAGGCAATGATCCCACAGTTTCCGTCACAACCTTTGTTTGGAGTTAGACCTGCTATGGAAATTAACCACTCTGGGATTCATTATCATATCCCTGAAGCTGACAGGTTTTCTGGTCACTTGCGCCCAGTTGGCTGGCAGACTATGATGGATGGTTCAGGCCCCCCTCCTCACTTGCATGCATGGGATGGAAGTAATGGTTCAGGCCCTCCTCACATATATGGGGGTGCTGAATGGGACCCAAAAAGGAATTCAATGAATGGTAGGGGGTGGGAATCTAATATGGACTTGTGGAAAGGACAAGATGGTGATATTAAAAGGGAATTGTCTTCCCCATCCCATAAAGGGGATCATCCAGTGCAGGTCCCTGTAGATGATGCTTTGGCTGTGAAGGCAGGTCAGAGGTATCATAATGAAGGGAACCATCATGAGGTTTTGGCAAAAACCACTGAAATAAGTTCCACTGACACTTCTCCACCACAAGAGACTTCTGAGGTTCTGCCTAAACCTGGCCATGGGAATGCAGCTGatccttcaaaattttcaagtgaTGATGTTTCTCATTTCAGCCGCTTTTATCTTTCTAAGCTTGATATCTCAGCAGAATTTGCACATCCTGAGTTGTATAGTCGGTGTATAAGCTTACTGGATATTGAACAAAGCACAACTATGGATGAGGGCACCACTATGGATGGATATGTGGAG GATGGAGGAAGAACTGGTCTTAAATACTTCAATGACTTATCCAGTCATTCGCTTTTTCCTGCCATAAAAGAAGATTCTGTTCTTCAG AGAGCCTTGGACCTCTACAAGAAGCAGAGGGTGGAAGTAGTGGGATTACTGTCAGTTAGAAGGGGAACATTAGGCATTATTTCGGCATCAAACCAGGAGACAGTAGAAGAGCAAGCCTTTGTCTGTGAGGTGGTGGAAGCAGAGGAGCCAGTCCCAACTATGGACGTTAAAATGCCAAGTGCACACATATCAACTGTAGATCAGAATAAAGTGGAAGCTGTTTCAACTGATGTCATGCAGGAAACTGTGGAGCCAGTTTCATCGCCTGATCCCGTGGTGCAGAATTGCATTGGTATCCCTCAGATGGAAGCACCATGCCTGGCTATTGGTGGTGAGAACCCAGGAGAACCACTGCCAGTTTCCAGCAGTGAGAGCAAGGTCAGCATGCCTCCCAAAGAGATGAATTTGGACGTTGCAGATGGGGCTTGTCTTCTGACACGGGAGCATGATTCACAGTCGACTACCAATTTCCCCATGGATGGTGAGAACTTCAACTGGATTGGCATGACCACCAATGGCAGTAGCTCTTCCTATAGTGCAGAGGAAGGGCTTTTGAGTGATGCCATAAATGGGCCTAAATGTTTTCCGGTTGGTTCTCCAAGGGCTTGTGAGGCTTTGATGCCTGGGTCAAATGAGTCTCAGTCGGTAATTTTAAGTCGGATACATCGTTCTCCTGAAAGTACACATTGA
- the LOC122313500 gene encoding uncharacterized protein LOC122313500 isoform X3, producing MRKRRDGSGDWEKHQDDIREINDRRLSSRDDIGKDGRQKDEKRKDERCKDKYRNDLDRNNKHRDEKKSDEHAAKDHTSIKSDDKHAKVEKDAAEIRHKRIKDGDRDQERDKDRGWERDRDRELEVSRDRDRCQDHEREGDGDRGRDRNYDRGRDSDRDHDVDWGRDWDRDRGRDRSCDRGHEHDHDYDHDRDRDQDRDRDRHRDRDGSHLDGRGARYKDGRGKKRSPDDCDDSNDNKTRLVKAHYPDTENKSFIGGKVESDADRGRSQSRQPHVDTTISSNRLRTSPSSSVVADEYRHLDPEDVKYRDNKSEQRPRGISSREVSVLSGVPEKGTKYRSTENSIKMDDSHLGDMSTERSSSSKASPKGYVERSPSSTSIDRKYMNRTGVRRSLDIEETGRRSVASIDARDFSTTEDRPYRELPSEKPLLDDSPRADSPYYNRTGQSNVSSLIPLPSAFRAGGDGPSFVGSFEEDGRLNSTARYKRGSDSSLARGHGNAWRGVPGWSSPVPNGFIPFQHGPPHGGFQAMIPQFPSQPLFGVRPAMEINHSGIHYHIPEADRFSGHLRPVGWQTMMDGSGPPPHLHAWDGSNGSGPPHIYGGAEWDPKRNSMNGRGWESNMDLWKGQDGDIKRELSSPSHKGDHPVQVPVDDALAVKAGQRYHNEGNHHEVLAKTTEISSTDTSPPQETSEVLPKPGHGNAADPSKFSSDDVSHFSRFYLSKLDISAEFAHPELYSRCISLLDIEQSTTMDEGTTMDGYVEDGGRTGLKYFNDLSSHSLFPAIKEDSVLQRALDLYKKQRVEVVGLLSVRRGTLGIISASNQETVEEQAFVCEVVEAEEPVPTMDVKMPSAHISTVDQNKVEAVSTDVMQETVEPVSSPDPVVQNCIGIPQMEAPCLAIGGENPGEPLPVSSSESKVSMPPKEMNLDVADGACLLTREHDSQSTTNFPMDGENFNWIGMTTNGSSSSYSAEEGLLSDAINGPKCFPVGSPRACEALMPGSNESQSVILSRIHRSPESTH from the exons atgaggaaaagaagagaTGGTTCTGGTGATTGGGAAAAGCATCAAGATGACATTCGAGAGATTAATGATAGACGATTATCATCTAGGGATGATATTGGCAAGGATGGGCGACAGAAGGATGAAAAGCGTAAGGATGAGAGGTGTAAAGACAAGTATCGGAATGACTTGGATAGGAATAACAAGCACCGTGATGAGAAGAAAAGTGATGAGCATGCTGCCAAAGATCATACTAGTATCAAATCTGATGATAAGCATGCAAAGGTTGAAAAGGATGCTGCAGAAATACGACATAAGAGAATCAAGGATGGTGACCGTGATCAAGAGCGTGATAAGGATCGTGGTTGGGAGCGAGACCGGGATCGTGAGCTAGAGGTTAGCCGAGATCGTGATCGTTGCCAGGACCATGAACGCGAAGGTGATGGAGACCGTGGGCGTGATCGCAACTATGATCGTGGCCGTGACAGTGACCGTGACCATGACGTAGATTGGGGACGTGATTGGGATCGTGACCGTGGTAGGGATCGTAGTTGTGATCGTGGGCATGAGCATGACCATGACTATGATCACGACCGAGACCGAGACCAAGACCGTGACCGAGATCGGCATCGTGACCGTGATGGGTCCCATCTTGATGGCCGGGGTGCTAGATACAAAGATGGCAGGGGTAAGAAAAGATCACCAGATGATTGTGACGATTCTAATGATAATAAGACTAGACTTGTCAAAGCTCACTATCCTGACACGGAAAATAAATCTTTTATTGGTGGTAAAGTTGAATCAGATGCTGATAGGGGGAGATCTCAATCACGCCAACCTCATGTTGACACTACTATTAGTAGCAACAGACTGAGAACTTCGCCCAGCTCCAGTGTTGTTGCAGACGAGTACAG GCATTTGGACCCAGAAGATGTTAAGTACAGGGATAATAAGTCTGAACAGAGGCCCAGAGGAATTTCTTCGAGAGAGGTAAGTGTTTTATCTGGAGTGCCAGAAAAAGGTACCAAGTACAGATCCACAGAGAATTCCATCAAAATGGATGACAGCCATTTAGGGGATATGTCTACTGAAAGGTCTTCAAGTTCTAAGGCATCACCTAAGGGCTATGTTGAAAGATCTCCTTCATCTACAAGTATTGACCGAAAGTATATGAATAGAACTGGTGTTAGACGGAGTCTTGATATTGAAGAAACAGGGCGAAGGAGCGTTGCTTCTATTGATGCAAGAGATTTCTCTACTACTGAGGACAGGCCGTATCGTGAACTTCCATCAGAAAAGCCTCTTTTGGATGATTCCCCTCGGGCAGATTCACCTTATTACAACAGAACTGGTCAGAGCAATGTGTCTTCTTTGATTCCCCTACCATCTGCATTTAGAGCTGGAGGTGACGGCCCTTCTTTTGTGGGTTCATTTGAAGAAGATGGTAGACTGAACTCCACTGCTCGTTATAAGAGGGGTAGTGATTCCAGTTTGGCAAGAGGACATGGAAATGCATGGAGAGGTGTCCCAGGTTGGTCTTCACCTGTACCAAATGGCTTCATTCCTTTCCAACATGGACCTCCTCATGGAGGTTTTCAGGCAATGATCCCACAGTTTCCGTCACAACCTTTGTTTGGAGTTAGACCTGCTATGGAAATTAACCACTCTGGGATTCATTATCATATCCCTGAAGCTGACAGGTTTTCTGGTCACTTGCGCCCAGTTGGCTGGCAGACTATGATGGATGGTTCAGGCCCCCCTCCTCACTTGCATGCATGGGATGGAAGTAATGGTTCAGGCCCTCCTCACATATATGGGGGTGCTGAATGGGACCCAAAAAGGAATTCAATGAATGGTAGGGGGTGGGAATCTAATATGGACTTGTGGAAAGGACAAGATGGTGATATTAAAAGGGAATTGTCTTCCCCATCCCATAAAGGGGATCATCCAGTGCAGGTCCCTGTAGATGATGCTTTGGCTGTGAAGGCAGGTCAGAGGTATCATAATGAAGGGAACCATCATGAGGTTTTGGCAAAAACCACTGAAATAAGTTCCACTGACACTTCTCCACCACAAGAGACTTCTGAGGTTCTGCCTAAACCTGGCCATGGGAATGCAGCTGatccttcaaaattttcaagtgaTGATGTTTCTCATTTCAGCCGCTTTTATCTTTCTAAGCTTGATATCTCAGCAGAATTTGCACATCCTGAGTTGTATAGTCGGTGTATAAGCTTACTGGATATTGAACAAAGCACAACTATGGATGAGGGCACCACTATGGATGGATATGTGGAG GATGGAGGAAGAACTGGTCTTAAATACTTCAATGACTTATCCAGTCATTCGCTTTTTCCTGCCATAAAAGAAGATTCTGTTCTTCAG AGAGCCTTGGACCTCTACAAGAAGCAGAGGGTGGAAGTAGTGGGATTACTGTCAGTTAGAAGGGGAACATTAGGCATTATTTCGGCATCAAACCAGGAGACAGTAGAAGAGCAAGCCTTTGTCTGTGAGGTGGTGGAAGCAGAGGAGCCAGTCCCAACTATGGACGTTAAAATGCCAAGTGCACACATATCAACTGTAGATCAGAATAAAGTGGAAGCTGTTTCAACTGATGTCATGCAGGAAACTGTGGAGCCAGTTTCATCGCCTGATCCCGTGGTGCAGAATTGCATTGGTATCCCTCAGATGGAAGCACCATGCCTGGCTATTGGTGGTGAGAACCCAGGAGAACCACTGCCAGTTTCCAGCAGTGAGAGCAAGGTCAGCATGCCTCCCAAAGAGATGAATTTGGACGTTGCAGATGGGGCTTGTCTTCTGACACGGGAGCATGATTCACAGTCGACTACCAATTTCCCCATGGATGGTGAGAACTTCAACTGGATTGGCATGACCACCAATGGCAGTAGCTCTTCCTATAGTGCAGAGGAAGGGCTTTTGAGTGATGCCATAAATGGGCCTAAATGTTTTCCGGTTGGTTCTCCAAGGGCTTGTGAGGCTTTGATGCCTGGGTCAAATGAGTCTCAGTCGGTAATTTTAAGTCGGATACATCGTTCTCCTGAAAGTACACATTGA